GCAATGCGGTCAAGCATGAAGGGAACGAAATAGAACTCACCGACGAGGTTGTATATTGGATTACAAAAGCGTTTGCTTATTGGCTGTCCGCCAAGGTAAAATCCAAAATGACTATTGCCGTAGGGCACGACTCCAGGATATCGGCCCAGCGCA
This Clostridiales bacterium DNA region includes the following protein-coding sequences:
- a CDS encoding phosphomannomutase/phosphoglucomutase; protein product: MDFKSLLSGSDIRGNAVKHEGNEIELTDEVVYWITKAFAYWLSAKVKSKMTIAVGHDSRISAQR